The window TCATCTTGTTCAAACGTCCCTTCAATGGAAGCGATATCCACTAACGAACGAAGATCCTCTTTTGTCAACGTCGCCTCCGTCACTGTACCTTTCGAAATGATGCGGATGAAAAGATTGGTGAACATGGACAGCAAGGCGGTAATCGGAGTCATGACTTTAACGATAAGACTGATGGTCGGCGCAACGACATACGCGACACGATCCGCAAACGTCGCGGCGATGGTCTTTGGCAACACCTCTCCGAAAACGATCAAAATGACAGTCAGCACCCCTGTCCATATTCCAACATTGGCCCCTTTGTCGATGGCAATCATCGTGACGATAGTCGGCATCATAATATTGGCAATATTATTCCCGATCAAAATCGCAGTGATCATGCGATCCGGTTTTGAAATGAGTCGTTGCAGACGGATCGCTTGCTTGTCCCCCTGATCCGCCCGGAACTGGACTTTCATTCGATTTACAGCGGTTAGGGCCGTTTCACTTCCCGACAGGAAAAACGACAAGAATAAAAAGAATCCGAGCGCGATAAACAAAGGCAGTCCCTCCAGGATAAGTTCGAATTGAGTCTGTACTTAATCAAATAGGCCTCTGTACAATAGTTCCACCAGAGACTTTAGAACGTCGGCTAACTAATGTTAGAACTTTCGAATATCATACCATACCAACCTCGTCAAGTCTGTCCTCCTCACTTAACTTCTTTCCTTCTGTTATACTGTTTCCAAACATGAAAATTTGTGAAATGAGGGATTGAAGTGGATCATATCAATGGGTTAGACAATTATTTCAATGAAAATCGGGATGCGCATCTGGAGCAGTTGAAGGAATTTCTTCGCATCCCCAGCATCAGCTCACTCTCGGAACATAAAGCGGATATGCGGAAAGCAGCAGAGTGGTTAATGGATTCCTTCAAACAGGCGGGACTTGAAAACCTGTTCATCGATGAAACCGAAGGGCATCCCGTCGTGTACGGCGACTGGCTGCATGCGGAAGGAAAACCGACCATTCTTGTATATGGACATTATGATGTACAGCCGGTCGATCCGTTGAATTTATGGGAGAGCCAACCATTTGAGCCCGAAATCCGGGACAATAAAATTTATGCACGCGGCGCCAGTGATGATAAAGGGCAGGTGTTCATGCATGTAAAAGTCGTCGAGGCATTAATGGCGAAGAATGGTGAATTACCTGTTAATGTGAAGTTCATCATCGAAGGCGAAGAGGAAGTGGGCAGTCCCAACCTGGAATCGTATATCGAGGCGAACAAGGAAAAACTAGCAGCTGACGTCATCGTTATTTCGGATACTGGCTTGGCAGGACCGGGACAGCCGGCCGTCTGTTATGGATTGCGCGGGTTGGCCGGTGTGCAGATCGATGTCCGGGGTGCCAAAGGCGATCTTCATTCCGGATTGTATGGAGGGGGCATCCAAAACCCGATCCATGCGTTGGCATCCATCGTCGCTTCGTTCCATGACCAGGAAGGCACGATTACGGTGGATGGATTTTATGACAATGTCCGGCCGCTGACGGACGAAGAACGGGCGGCGTATGCGGCGTTGGATTTCGATGAAGAGGCGTTGAAACAAGAAGTCGGCGTCACCGAGTTATTCGGGGAAAAAGGGTTTAGCCATTTGGAACGGACGTGGACGCGGCCGACCCTCGAAGTGAATGGCATCTTCGGCGGCTTTTCCGGAGAAGGCATTAAAACCGTATTGCCCGCAGAAGCTGGGACAAAAATCACATGCCGCCTCGTGCCGGACCAAGACCCGGAAGAAATTGTCGAGAAGTTGAAAGCCCATATCGAAAAACATAAACCGGCGGGCGTCACGGTGACAGTCAGCGAATTCGACAAAGGAAAACCGTTCATCACGCCGTTCGACCACCCCGCTATCCAAGCGGCCGGCCGTTCATATGAAAAGGTATACCGCGTGCCGACCGCCTACACACGCGGAGGCGGCTCGATTCCGATCGTCGCCGCATTTGATGAACTCTTGCAAGTTCCTGTCGTTCTCATGGGATTCGGACTGGATACGGAAAACTTCCATGCGCCAAACGAACACTTCCATTTAGAGAACTTCGACAAAGGATTGCGCGTCATCGGAGATTATTACTATGAAATCGCAGGATTAACGGGCGAGGAATTGAAGAAATAAATTCTCTAGGTCGGCTGGCACCCCGTATTAAGCGATGAGCGCCGAAACGGAAGTTATAAGCGCGGGCGCAGCATATATGAGCGCTCCCCCGCGACCTACCATGGAATACACAAAAGGGGCTGTCACAGGTAGTCAGTTTTCACTGACTTCCCGGACGGCCCCTTGTTTTTATTCTTCTTCGCTAGCATTTCCATAGTATGTGACGATTTCCTCGAGCGGTTTACGTGGACGGGCTTTCGGAATTTCATCATAGTAGCCGAATTGCAGCATGCTGATGATCCGCTCGCCCGACTGGACGCCCAAGGCTTCCCGTAATTTCGGATGATCCAGGAAGACCGGTGTTTTCCAGCATGTCCCGATTCCTCGATCCCACGCTAACAGCTGGATGTTCTGGATACAGGTGCTGGCGGCTGCAAAATCTTCGAGGCGCTCTTTCTGCCGGGCATCCTCCGGTACGATGACCATGGCTACCGCGCCGGCGCCAGTGAATTTTTTCATCTGCTTTTCCAAGTCTTCGGGAGTTAGCTCTTTCCAGTTCGGGACGCCGTATTCACGCAACACTTCCAAAAAACCCGTGTATTGTTTTCCGGATGCTACGACAAAGCGCCATGGATTACGGTTTCCGTGATTGGGTGCCCAAACTGCATCCTCTAGAATCGCTTCAATATCTTCTTGATCCACCGGCTGTCCGTTGAAGTTTTTAATTGAACGTCTTGTCCGAATGGCTTCTCTAACAGACAATGTTTGTTGATTCATACCTCATGTCCCCTTTTTATATACTCCCTCCAGTATACCGTACTTTGTCTGGCCGCACACCCCTTCGTTCACTCCGCCTCTTAATCTACTGGACATTCTGATTACTTTTCATGATATAGTAAAAATAGAAGCAAAATTGACGAAAAAGGATGATCCGATTTATGAAAAAGAAACCGCTTGCCTGGATAGTGGACAGCACTGCCTATGTTCCTGAGTATCTTCGGCAACATCCTGATTTCTTTACAGTTCCGTTGACAATACATTTCGGGGAAAAGCAATACATCGATGGAGTCGACTTGACGCCCGAACAGCTGTACGTGCAAATCAAGGATACAGAAGAGTTTCCGAAAACTTCCCAACCGTCTGCCGGGGAATTTGCGGAGCGCTTTCGGAAGATTGCCGAAGGATATGAGCAGGCAATTGCGGTGCATGTCTCCAGCAAACTAAGCGGGACGCTTGCCTCTTCGACGGCAGGGGCGGAGTTGGCGGGATTTCCAATCACCTTCATCGATTCCCTATCCCTGTCGTATGGCATTACGGGGTTGATTGAAAAAGGGATGGAACTACATGAAAATGGAGCTACGATTCCGGAAATCAAAAGCCGACTCGAGAAAATGGCAGGGACTCTCCAAAACTTCATCCTGATCGGCCAGCTCGAACAACTTTACAAAGGCGGCCGGATGAGCGGCGTCCAGTTTTTCCTCGGCAGTTTGCTGAAGGTGAAACCGATTGTCCAGATTTCCAGCAAAGGGGAATTGGAAGCAATCGACAAAGTTCGTTCCGAGAAAAAAGCCCTTCAATATTTGGTCGATCGCGTGGTGGAAAGCCATACCCCCCGCCGAAAGAAAATCCATCTGATGCAAGGGAATGTGATGGAGCAGGCCATCCAACTTAAACAAATGATTGCCGAGCAAGTACCCGGAATTGAAGTGGAAATCGGTGACATCAGCTCGACGCTCGCCGTCCATGCCGGGGAAGGCACGTTGGCTGTCTTGTGGTTTGAT is drawn from Sporosarcina sp. FSL W7-1349 and contains these coding sequences:
- a CDS encoding DegV family protein — its product is MKKKPLAWIVDSTAYVPEYLRQHPDFFTVPLTIHFGEKQYIDGVDLTPEQLYVQIKDTEEFPKTSQPSAGEFAERFRKIAEGYEQAIAVHVSSKLSGTLASSTAGAELAGFPITFIDSLSLSYGITGLIEKGMELHENGATIPEIKSRLEKMAGTLQNFILIGQLEQLYKGGRMSGVQFFLGSLLKVKPIVQISSKGELEAIDKVRSEKKALQYLVDRVVESHTPRRKKIHLMQGNVMEQAIQLKQMIAEQVPGIEVEIGDISSTLAVHAGEGTLAVLWFD
- a CDS encoding nitroreductase family protein, which translates into the protein MNQQTLSVREAIRTRRSIKNFNGQPVDQEDIEAILEDAVWAPNHGNRNPWRFVVASGKQYTGFLEVLREYGVPNWKELTPEDLEKQMKKFTGAGAVAMVIVPEDARQKERLEDFAAASTCIQNIQLLAWDRGIGTCWKTPVFLDHPKLREALGVQSGERIISMLQFGYYDEIPKARPRKPLEEIVTYYGNASEEE
- a CDS encoding dipeptidase, coding for MDHINGLDNYFNENRDAHLEQLKEFLRIPSISSLSEHKADMRKAAEWLMDSFKQAGLENLFIDETEGHPVVYGDWLHAEGKPTILVYGHYDVQPVDPLNLWESQPFEPEIRDNKIYARGASDDKGQVFMHVKVVEALMAKNGELPVNVKFIIEGEEEVGSPNLESYIEANKEKLAADVIVISDTGLAGPGQPAVCYGLRGLAGVQIDVRGAKGDLHSGLYGGGIQNPIHALASIVASFHDQEGTITVDGFYDNVRPLTDEERAAYAALDFDEEALKQEVGVTELFGEKGFSHLERTWTRPTLEVNGIFGGFSGEGIKTVLPAEAGTKITCRLVPDQDPEEIVEKLKAHIEKHKPAGVTVTVSEFDKGKPFITPFDHPAIQAAGRSYEKVYRVPTAYTRGGGSIPIVAAFDELLQVPVVLMGFGLDTENFHAPNEHFHLENFDKGLRVIGDYYYEIAGLTGEELKK